The following proteins are encoded in a genomic region of Phragmites australis chromosome 9, lpPhrAust1.1, whole genome shotgun sequence:
- the LOC133928451 gene encoding L-type lectin-domain containing receptor kinase SIT2-like → MKRMRFLLHLLHLGLSLAILCTGDDQDQFVYSGFHGTNFTMDGVAAVTADGMLELTNGTLQRKGHAFYLTPVRLRDFANGTVQSFSTSFVFGIISDHVELSAHGMAFVVAASRDFSTALPSGYLGLLNVQSNGNASNRLFAVELDTMQNDEFRDINDNHVGIDINSLHSVQSYPAGYYDDGNGDFRNLTLISGEAMQVWVDYDAEATQISVVMATLNTAKPARPLVSARYNLSTVLTDSAFIGFSAATGGTLKSRHYVLGWSFSLNRPAPAIDISKLPKLPRVVSKDRSRILEIVLPVATAAFLLIIGMAIFLLVRRHRKFAELHEDWEVEFGPHRFSYKDLFHATESFKNNNLLGIGGFGRVYKGLLPMSKSEIAVKRVSHDSMQGMKEFIAEVVSLGRLQHRNLVQLLGYCRRKGELLLVYDYMSNGSLDKYLHAQDGQRTLDWVKRIQIIKGVASGLLYLHEEWEKVVIHRDIKASNVLLDNEMNARLGDFGLARLYDHGSDPKTTHVVGTIGYIAPELGRTGKASPLTDIFAFGIFILEVTCGQRPIKQLRQDTDVLLVDWVLHHWQNGSLTDTVDVRLEGYFDNDEASLVLKLGLLCAHPFINARPTMRQVIQYLDRDMALPEFMPTYQISNMMVPELREGFDQYNTSSQKSKASNGSISSLSGGR, encoded by the coding sequence ATGAAACGTATGcgcttcctcctccacctcctccacctcggcCTGAGCCTTGCCATCTTGTGCACCGGCGATGACCAGGATCAATTCGTCTACTCCGGCTTCCACGGCACGAACTTTACCATGGACGGCGTCGCAGCGGTCACGGCGGACGGCATGCTCGAGCTGACCAACGGCACGCTCCAACGCAAAGGTCACGCGTTCTACCTGACGCCGGTGCGCCTTCGCGACTTTGCCAACGGGACGGTGCAGTCGTTCTCCACTTCCTTTGTGTTCGGCATCATCTCCGACCACGTCGAGCTGAGTGCGCACGGCATGGCGTTCGTGGTTGCCGCCAGCAGGGACTTCTCCACCGCTTTGCCCAGCGGGTACCTGGGCCTCCTCAACGTCCAGAGCAACGGCAACGCCAGCAACCGCCTTTTCGCCGTCGAGCTCGATACGATGCAGAACGACGAGTTCCGCGACATCAACGACAACCATGTAGGCATCGACATCAACAGCCTTCACTCAGTGCAGTCCTACCCTGCCGGCTACTACGACGACGGCAACGGTGACTTCCGCAACTTGACCTTAATTAGCGGTGAGGCCATGCAGGTTTGGGTGGACTACGACGCAGAAGCCACACAGATCAGTGTGGTTATGGCGACTCTCAACACGGCCAAACCTGCGAGGCCACTAGTGTCAGCCAGGTACAATCTCTCAACAGTTCTCACCGACTCGGCGTTCATTGGCTTCTCTGCAGCGACCGGCGGAACGCTGAAATCGCGACACTATGTTCTCGGCTGGAGCTTCAGCTTGAACCGTCCTGCTCCGGCCATTGACATCAGCAAGCTACCAAAGCTACCTCGTGTTGTCTCCAAGGATAGGTCAAGAATCTTGGAGATTGTCTTGCCAGTAGCAACTGCAGCCTTCCTCCTTATCATCGGCATGGCCATTTTCCTTCTGGTGAGGAGACATCGCAAGTTTGCTGAGCTGCATGAAGATTGGGAGGTTGAGTTTGGTCCGCACAGGTTCTCATACAAGGATTTGTTCCATGCCACGGAAAGCTTCAAGAACAACAACCTTCTCGGCATTGGAGGGTTTGGAAGGGTGTACAAGGGGTTGCTCCCAATGTCTAAATCAGAAATCGCGGTTAAACGGGTGTCACATGACTCAATGCAGGGCATGAAGGAGTTCATCGCGGAGGTTGTGAGCCTTGGTCGCCTCCAACACCGCAACCTCGTGCAGTTGCTTGGGTATTGTCGGCGCAAAGGCGAACTTCTCTTGGTATACGATTACATGTCAAATGGAAGCCTTGACAAGTATTTGCATGCTCAAGACGGGCAGCGCACTTTAGATTGGGTTAAGAGGATCCAAATCATCAAAGGTGTTGCATCAGGCTTACTGTACCTCCATGAAGAATGGGAGAAAGTGGTCATCCATCGAGATATTAAGGCGAGTAATGTCCTCCTTGATAATGAGATGAATGCACGACTAGGAGACTTTGGCCTTGCAAGACTCTATGACCATGGATCTGACCCAAAAACAACCCACGTGGTTGGCACTATAGGTTACATAGCTCCAGAGCTAGGACGCACCGGTAAGGCATCCCCTCTGACAGACATATTTGCCTTTGGCATATTCATTCTTGAGGTCACATGTGGACAGAGGCCTATCAAGCAACTCAGACAAGATACCGATGTCTTATTGGTCGACTGGGTGCTTCATCACTGGCAGAACGGATCACTCACCGATACAGTAGATGTTAGGCTTGAAGGATACTTTGACAATGACGAAGCATCCTTGGTGCTAAAGCTAGGACTATTATGTGCACATCCATTCATTAATGCAAGACCCACCATGCGACAAGTCATACAGTACCTTGATCGCGACATGGCATTACCAGAGTTTATGCCAACCTACCAAATATCCAACATGATGGTCCCAGAGCTAAGAGAGGGATTTGATCAGTACAATACGTCAAGCCAAAAATCAAAGGCAAGCAATGGGAGCATATCTAGCCTCTCAGGGGGAAGATAA
- the LOC133929729 gene encoding uncharacterized protein LOC133929729 isoform X1, whose amino-acid sequence MRTKHISQWIPAARALSSLATYRTTLPCPAAMVRGGGEWIHGAVRHEECATAGTADPRHDSGTYDGRSRGWMELCLRLYLHLHSLMVLPRLRTGRGCEGEEHLGDPLDQRVGKENRSRLGDHQLRQEEMQIKEKIVPLKVWFASPVNCCTPAGCFGASLSFNHSHECSGESID is encoded by the exons ATGAGGACCAAGCATATCTCGCAATGGATCCCAGCCGCCCGTGCTCTCTCCTCTTTGGCAACCTATCGGACCACGCTTCCCTGTCCTGCAGCAATGGTTCGAGGTGGAGGCGAGTGGATCCATGGCGCGGTGAGGCATGAGGAGTGTGCTACAGCGGGCACGGCGGATCCAAGGCACGACAGTGGGACCTACGACGGGCGCAGCAGGGGCTGGATGGAGCTTTGCCTCCGCCTTTACCTCCATCTCCACTCACTCATGGTGCTCCCTCGCCTTCGGACAG GGCGTGGCTGTGAAGGAGAGGAGCATCTCGGTGACCCTCTTGACCAGAGGGTAGGGAAAGAGAATAG ATCCCGACTTGGAGATCATCAGCTTCGCCAAGAGGAGATGcagatcaaggagaagattgTGCCTCTCAAGGTTTGGTTTGCTTCTCCGGTCAACTGCTGCACACCTGCAGGCTGTTTCGGTGCCTCCTTGTCTTTTAATCACTCACATGAATGCAGTGGTGAATCTATAGATTAA
- the LOC133929729 gene encoding uncharacterized protein LOC133929729 isoform X2, whose protein sequence is MRTKHISQWIPAARALSSLATYRTTLPCPAAMVRGGGEWIHGAVRHEECATAGTADPRHDSGTYDGRSRGWMELCLRLYLHLHSLMVLPRLRTDPDLEIISFAKRRCRSRRRLCLSRFGLLLRSTAAHLQAVSVPPCLLITHMNAVVNL, encoded by the exons ATGAGGACCAAGCATATCTCGCAATGGATCCCAGCCGCCCGTGCTCTCTCCTCTTTGGCAACCTATCGGACCACGCTTCCCTGTCCTGCAGCAATGGTTCGAGGTGGAGGCGAGTGGATCCATGGCGCGGTGAGGCATGAGGAGTGTGCTACAGCGGGCACGGCGGATCCAAGGCACGACAGTGGGACCTACGACGGGCGCAGCAGGGGCTGGATGGAGCTTTGCCTCCGCCTTTACCTCCATCTCCACTCACTCATGGTGCTCCCTCGCCTTCGGACAG ATCCCGACTTGGAGATCATCAGCTTCGCCAAGAGGAGATGcagatcaaggagaagattgTGCCTCTCAAGGTTTGGTTTGCTTCTCCGGTCAACTGCTGCACACCTGCAGGCTGTTTCGGTGCCTCCTTGTCTTTTAATCACTCACATGAATGCAGTGGTGAATCTATAG
- the LOC133929729 gene encoding uncharacterized protein LOC133929729 isoform X3 — MRSVLQRARRIQGTTVGPTTGAAGAGWSFASAFTSISTHSWCSLAFGQGVAVKERSISVTLLTRGSRLGDHQLRQEEMQIKEKIVPLKVWFASPVNCCTPAGCFGASLSFNHSHECSGESID; from the exons ATGAGGAGTGTGCTACAGCGGGCACGGCGGATCCAAGGCACGACAGTGGGACCTACGACGGGCGCAGCAGGGGCTGGATGGAGCTTTGCCTCCGCCTTTACCTCCATCTCCACTCACTCATGGTGCTCCCTCGCCTTCGGACAG GGCGTGGCTGTGAAGGAGAGGAGCATCTCGGTGACCCTCTTGACCAGAGG ATCCCGACTTGGAGATCATCAGCTTCGCCAAGAGGAGATGcagatcaaggagaagattgTGCCTCTCAAGGTTTGGTTTGCTTCTCCGGTCAACTGCTGCACACCTGCAGGCTGTTTCGGTGCCTCCTTGTCTTTTAATCACTCACATGAATGCAGTGGTGAATCTATAGATTAA